One part of the Microbacterium aurugineum genome encodes these proteins:
- a CDS encoding zinc-dependent metalloprotease, which yields MADNDPTPEDFQEFLRRMLANQGGGDIDPEALRGAFEGMDGFSLDPAMMQTIMSQLQGAFGGDPWENALRQALFIANRDGQGISDGSRTSLADSFSLANLWLGEATTISELAESPIAMTRGEWVEKTLPVWKEIADPVSTSIADALTSALDTQVPEEMRDVVQGAGKLMRGLGGSVFAAQFGQVLGNLSLEVVSGGDVGIPVLPAGTAAVIPQNLTAFGEGLEIPEDQIALYLATRELAYARLYRHAKWLHLHVMAQITDFARGVTVDVDALEDVASRLDPSDPEELRAAIEGGALLPVQSEAQREALTRLENLIATIDGWVDVVTAQATSRLPDGARIAEAARRRRAVGGPAEDALGALVGLKLRPRRMREASAMWQAVTDAVGIGARDSLWDYPDLMPTADDIDDPRALVARLQAAERGEQPVADEFDEALARLLDGDDFAEDKPEDGDDDDDDAAPEGDRPV from the coding sequence ATGGCAGACAACGACCCGACCCCCGAGGACTTCCAGGAGTTCCTCCGACGGATGCTCGCGAACCAGGGCGGTGGCGACATCGACCCCGAGGCGCTGCGCGGCGCGTTCGAAGGCATGGACGGCTTCAGCCTCGACCCCGCGATGATGCAGACGATCATGTCGCAGCTCCAGGGCGCGTTCGGCGGCGATCCCTGGGAGAACGCCCTGCGTCAGGCCCTGTTCATCGCCAACCGCGACGGGCAGGGCATCAGCGACGGATCACGCACCTCACTCGCCGATTCCTTCTCCCTCGCCAACCTGTGGCTGGGCGAGGCGACCACGATCTCGGAGCTCGCCGAATCCCCGATCGCGATGACGCGCGGCGAGTGGGTCGAGAAGACCCTTCCGGTGTGGAAGGAGATCGCCGATCCGGTGTCGACCAGCATCGCCGATGCACTGACCTCCGCACTGGACACGCAGGTCCCCGAGGAGATGCGCGACGTCGTCCAGGGCGCCGGAAAGCTGATGCGGGGTCTGGGCGGATCCGTGTTCGCGGCGCAGTTCGGGCAGGTGCTCGGGAACCTCTCGCTCGAGGTCGTCTCCGGTGGCGACGTGGGAATCCCCGTGCTCCCCGCCGGCACGGCGGCCGTGATCCCGCAGAACCTCACCGCTTTCGGCGAGGGCCTCGAGATCCCGGAAGACCAGATCGCGCTCTACCTCGCCACCCGGGAGCTCGCGTATGCGCGTCTCTACCGGCACGCGAAATGGCTGCACCTGCACGTGATGGCGCAGATCACGGACTTCGCCCGCGGCGTCACGGTCGACGTGGATGCTCTGGAAGACGTCGCGAGCCGGCTCGACCCCTCCGACCCGGAGGAGTTGCGTGCGGCCATCGAGGGCGGCGCACTGCTCCCCGTGCAGAGCGAGGCCCAGCGCGAGGCGCTGACCCGGCTGGAGAACCTCATCGCGACGATCGACGGGTGGGTGGACGTGGTGACCGCACAGGCGACCTCGCGGCTCCCCGACGGTGCGCGCATCGCGGAAGCAGCCCGCCGGAGGCGCGCGGTGGGCGGCCCCGCGGAGGACGCGCTCGGCGCACTCGTCGGGCTCAAGCTTCGTCCGCGGCGGATGCGGGAGGCGTCGGCGATGTGGCAGGCCGTGACGGACGCCGTGGGTATCGGTGCACGGGACTCGCTGTGGGACTACCCCGACCTGATGCCGACCGCCGACGACATCGACGACCCCCGGGCGCTCGTGGCGCGACTGCAGGCCGCAGAGCGCGGTGAGCAGCCGGTCGCCGACGAGTTCGACGAGGCGCTGGCGCGGCTGCTCGACGGCGACGACTTCGCGGAGGACAAGCCCGAAGATGGCGACGACGACGACGACGACGCTGCCCCGGAAGGCGACCGACCCGTCTGA
- the nudC gene encoding NAD(+) diphosphatase, protein MTSQRPSLDRAAELRDEADVLERLREDPATRVIVVREGRVRVVDSTLLRVPPSAVVEATWALLGRDSDGAVVLLAAAPPETDSLDAAPDEIWLGLRDLGGRIDDQESELLIGAIALAGWLRDAPFCPTCGGGTELRQAGWSRRCMVCAREHFPRTDPAVIVVVESRDGERLLLGANANWGGRMYSCFAGFTEAGESLESTVHREIEEESGVRLSSLRYVSSQAWPFPRSLMVGFRAVVDEESAALADGEEIIDVRWFSRAEIGSALAGRGPVGLPGPASIARALIVDWYEERA, encoded by the coding sequence ATGACCAGTCAGCGCCCGTCTCTCGACCGTGCAGCCGAACTCCGCGATGAGGCGGACGTCCTCGAACGCCTCCGAGAAGACCCCGCCACCCGCGTGATCGTCGTCCGTGAAGGGCGCGTCCGGGTGGTCGATTCGACGTTGCTGCGGGTTCCTCCCTCGGCCGTCGTCGAAGCCACCTGGGCTCTGCTCGGACGGGATTCCGATGGTGCAGTGGTGCTCCTCGCCGCAGCCCCTCCGGAGACCGATTCCCTCGACGCGGCGCCGGATGAGATCTGGCTCGGGCTCCGCGACCTCGGCGGCCGTATCGACGATCAGGAGTCCGAACTCCTCATCGGCGCCATCGCCCTCGCCGGCTGGCTCCGCGATGCGCCGTTCTGCCCGACATGCGGGGGTGGGACGGAGCTGCGGCAGGCGGGGTGGTCACGACGGTGCATGGTGTGCGCTCGCGAGCACTTCCCCCGCACCGACCCGGCGGTGATCGTCGTGGTCGAGAGCCGTGACGGCGAGCGGCTGCTGCTCGGAGCGAACGCGAACTGGGGCGGTCGCATGTACTCCTGTTTCGCCGGGTTCACCGAGGCAGGGGAGTCGCTCGAGTCGACCGTGCACCGGGAGATCGAGGAGGAGTCGGGCGTGCGGCTGTCGTCGCTGCGGTACGTCTCCTCGCAGGCCTGGCCGTTCCCGCGTTCCCTCATGGTCGGCTTCCGGGCCGTCGTGGACGAGGAGTCCGCTGCGCTCGCCGATGGTGAGGAGATCATCGACGTGCGCTGGTTCTCCCGCGCGGAGATCGGCTCCGCGCTGGCAGGGCGGGGACCGGTGGGCCTCCCCGGGCCCGCGTCGATCGCCCGCGCGTTGATCGTCGACTGGTACGAGGAGCGCGCGTGA
- a CDS encoding ATP-dependent helicase — protein MSALDALDERQRAAASVLRGPVAVLAGAGTGKTRVITHRIAHGVDTGAYSPSRVMAVTFTAKAAGELRGRLRALGVEGVAARTFHATALAQLNFFWPTLAGSPAPSIIDNKVRMLGQAADAIRLRPSTATLRDIASEIEWRKVSMLSIDQYAALDRPISGVDTGQLIELMRGYEALKDDRRQLDFEDVLLACAGMLETEPRVAASVHEQYRHFTVDEFQDVSPLQNRLLELWLGDRHDICVVGDASQTIYSFAGADQRFLLEFERRHPDATVVRLETNYRSQAPILTVANALMHGRPGALELVPAREQFTADAPTVTAYDSESEEAAGIAASISAQLAAGASPSEIAVLYRAHAQSAVLQQALAAEGIATTVLGGTRFFAMPEVRQAILALRAAAVAPSEHGFLPAVQRVLRELGLTEEPPAAGGAQRGGWEARRAILRLAEDAGPEADLRSFSDALMARAKDQHEPTMRTVTLSTLHAAKGLEWPHVHLAGWAEGSLPISYATSFESVDEERRLAYVGVTRAARTLSLSWARTAGRGERSPSRFLAEMGTTARGTGILRETSPNATRSSRRR, from the coding sequence GTGAGCGCACTCGATGCCCTCGACGAGCGGCAGCGAGCGGCAGCATCGGTCCTGCGCGGACCCGTGGCCGTGCTCGCGGGCGCAGGTACGGGGAAGACGCGCGTCATCACGCATCGCATCGCCCACGGCGTCGATACCGGGGCCTATTCGCCCTCCCGCGTCATGGCGGTCACGTTCACGGCCAAGGCCGCCGGCGAGCTGAGAGGGCGTCTGCGGGCGCTCGGCGTCGAGGGAGTCGCCGCTCGGACGTTTCACGCGACCGCGCTCGCGCAACTGAATTTCTTCTGGCCGACGCTCGCGGGTTCGCCCGCTCCGTCGATCATCGACAACAAGGTACGGATGCTGGGGCAGGCGGCCGATGCGATCCGGTTGCGGCCCAGCACCGCGACTCTCCGCGACATCGCCTCCGAGATCGAGTGGCGCAAGGTCTCGATGCTCTCGATCGACCAGTATGCGGCGCTCGACCGTCCGATCAGCGGAGTGGACACCGGTCAGCTCATCGAACTGATGCGCGGGTACGAGGCATTGAAGGACGACCGCCGTCAGCTCGATTTCGAAGACGTGCTCCTCGCCTGCGCGGGGATGCTGGAGACGGAGCCACGGGTCGCCGCATCCGTCCACGAGCAGTACCGGCACTTCACGGTCGACGAGTTCCAAGACGTCTCACCGCTGCAGAACCGGCTGCTCGAACTCTGGCTGGGAGATCGGCACGACATCTGTGTGGTCGGAGACGCCAGCCAGACGATCTATTCCTTCGCCGGCGCCGACCAGCGCTTCCTGCTCGAGTTCGAGCGTCGTCACCCCGACGCCACGGTGGTGCGGTTGGAGACGAACTATCGTTCCCAGGCGCCGATCCTGACCGTGGCGAACGCGCTGATGCACGGACGTCCCGGTGCGCTCGAGCTCGTGCCCGCGCGCGAGCAGTTCACGGCCGATGCACCCACCGTGACCGCGTACGACTCCGAGAGCGAGGAGGCCGCGGGGATAGCGGCCTCGATCTCGGCTCAGCTCGCCGCAGGGGCATCGCCCTCGGAGATCGCGGTCCTCTACCGCGCGCACGCCCAGTCCGCGGTCCTGCAGCAGGCGCTCGCGGCCGAGGGCATCGCGACGACGGTGCTGGGGGGTACTCGTTTCTTCGCGATGCCGGAGGTGCGTCAGGCCATCCTGGCGCTGCGGGCGGCCGCCGTGGCTCCCTCCGAGCACGGGTTCCTCCCCGCGGTCCAGCGGGTCCTGCGCGAGCTCGGTCTCACGGAGGAGCCGCCGGCTGCGGGCGGTGCGCAGCGCGGCGGATGGGAGGCGCGTCGTGCCATCCTGCGCCTCGCGGAGGATGCCGGTCCCGAGGCGGATCTGCGCAGCTTCAGCGACGCGCTCATGGCCCGCGCGAAAGACCAGCACGAGCCCACGATGCGCACGGTGACCCTATCTACCCTGCATGCGGCGAAGGGCCTCGAGTGGCCCCACGTGCACCTCGCCGGGTGGGCCGAGGGGTCGTTGCCGATCTCCTACGCGACGAGCTTCGAATCGGTCGATGAGGAGCGGCGCCTGGCCTACGTCGGTGTCACGCGCGCCGCGAGGACGCTGTCGCTGTCGTGGGCGAGAACGGCGGGGCGGGGAGAGCGGTCTCCGTCGAGGTTCCTCGCTGAGATGGGGACCACGGCTCGCGGCACCGGCATTCTTCGTGAAACCTCACCGAATGCCACCCGATCGAGCCGTCGGCGCTGA
- a CDS encoding YlbL family protein: MDRTRSGKPGLGVWALIVALVALVVLTFLPSPYVIQRPGPVYDTLGTATDKDGDEVPLIKVDGAETFETAGTLDLTTVQVVGNRERTPSWFELALAWMDSSRAVVPLDSVFPEGVTTEQRDERNATLMIDSQHEATAAALNELGYDTGAQVVVVDAVPDSPAQGVLEADDVITAIDDAPVASATQLREAIQVAAGDPVTLTVLRDDEEQTVEVTPVEHVEGGVTTWLIGVTLRTDYDFEIDVTIQLDNVGGPSAGMMFALGIIDTLTEGELNGGENIAGTGTIDAAGTVGPIGGIRQKLYGARDAGAEFFLAPAANCDEVVGHVPDGLQVIRTATLDESLAALEVIADDGDVAALPTCETAGS; this comes from the coding sequence GTGGATCGAACGCGGTCTGGAAAGCCTGGACTCGGAGTCTGGGCGCTGATCGTCGCGCTCGTCGCCCTCGTCGTACTGACGTTCCTGCCGTCCCCCTATGTGATCCAGCGGCCCGGTCCGGTCTACGACACGCTCGGCACCGCGACCGACAAGGACGGCGACGAGGTTCCGCTGATCAAGGTCGACGGCGCCGAGACGTTCGAGACGGCCGGCACGCTGGATCTGACCACCGTGCAGGTCGTGGGGAACCGTGAGCGAACCCCGAGCTGGTTCGAGCTGGCCCTGGCCTGGATGGACTCCTCGCGCGCCGTCGTGCCGCTGGACTCCGTCTTCCCTGAAGGCGTGACGACCGAGCAGCGCGACGAGCGCAACGCCACGCTGATGATCGACTCACAGCACGAGGCCACCGCAGCCGCGTTGAACGAGCTCGGGTACGACACCGGCGCGCAGGTCGTGGTGGTCGACGCCGTCCCCGACTCACCGGCACAGGGCGTGCTCGAGGCCGACGACGTGATCACCGCGATCGACGACGCACCAGTGGCCTCGGCGACGCAGCTGCGAGAGGCGATCCAGGTGGCGGCGGGCGACCCCGTGACGCTCACCGTGCTGCGTGATGACGAGGAGCAGACGGTCGAGGTGACACCGGTGGAGCACGTGGAGGGCGGGGTCACGACCTGGCTCATCGGCGTCACGCTCCGCACGGACTACGACTTCGAGATCGATGTCACCATCCAGTTGGACAACGTCGGCGGGCCCAGTGCAGGGATGATGTTCGCGCTGGGGATCATCGACACCCTCACCGAGGGGGAGCTCAACGGTGGGGAGAATATCGCCGGTACCGGGACCATCGATGCCGCGGGCACCGTCGGTCCGATCGGCGGGATCCGGCAGAAGCTGTACGGTGCGCGCGACGCCGGCGCGGAGTTCTTCCTCGCGCCCGCGGCGAACTGCGACGAGGTCGTCGGGCACGTCCCTGACGGACTCCAGGTGATCCGCACCGCGACGCTCGACGAGTCGCTCGCCGCGCTCGAGGTGATCGCCGACGACGGCGACGTCGCCGCGCTGCCGACGTGCGAGACCGCCGGCAGCTGA
- a CDS encoding protein kinase family protein produces MGRSPFTLAAAVTAALPGAEVTGARRLSADGDGRFDSAIATLTDGRELAIRVADDDETARELAAEALALRALTDGARAMLPFRAPAYIGETRLGEGRALVTELLPGFQIEAAMVPAGRGAAESMGASIAAVHGLPTSVVRGAGLATRSAEESRAELERLVDTAAATGRVPARLTVRWRDAVADDELWRFESTVVLGGVQATSFLFDDHPERGPEVVGVVGWHGLSVGDPALDLSWLSAAPDAAEDVQRAYSRAIDRAPDAGLEVRARLLAELEFARWLVHGDAMHRPDIVDDAASLLEALAEGLRTDDLAIIDARGVGVDSALDALDRVPKDAVAEVDTSMHTDAYNPEELWADSADSADGEDTVTASSAEPTATVPGERIDDADRRAGMLDIETEDLSGVASLFAGTSGPAGAREDSHPRPPRSDDEYGDFDENDSDEAQRAARAALQRWKSSSSE; encoded by the coding sequence ATGGGACGCTCTCCTTTCACTCTAGCCGCGGCAGTGACCGCTGCACTGCCCGGGGCGGAGGTCACGGGGGCGCGCCGTCTGAGCGCCGATGGCGATGGACGGTTCGACTCGGCGATCGCCACTCTCACCGATGGCCGTGAGCTCGCGATCCGCGTCGCCGACGATGACGAGACAGCGCGGGAACTGGCTGCCGAAGCGCTCGCCCTGCGCGCGCTGACCGACGGGGCACGCGCCATGCTCCCCTTCCGTGCCCCGGCCTACATCGGCGAGACTCGGCTCGGCGAAGGACGTGCTCTCGTCACCGAACTCCTCCCCGGATTCCAGATCGAGGCGGCCATGGTGCCCGCCGGTCGCGGCGCCGCGGAGTCCATGGGCGCCTCGATCGCCGCCGTCCATGGTCTACCCACCTCGGTCGTGCGCGGTGCCGGTCTCGCCACGCGCAGCGCCGAGGAGAGCCGCGCAGAGCTGGAGCGCCTGGTCGACACCGCGGCCGCCACCGGCCGCGTCCCCGCGCGCCTCACCGTGCGGTGGCGTGACGCCGTGGCCGACGATGAGCTGTGGCGCTTCGAATCCACCGTCGTCCTGGGCGGCGTGCAGGCGACCTCCTTCCTGTTCGACGATCACCCCGAGCGCGGCCCCGAGGTGGTCGGCGTGGTCGGCTGGCACGGCCTCTCGGTAGGAGACCCTGCCCTCGACCTCTCCTGGTTGTCCGCTGCACCGGACGCCGCCGAAGACGTCCAGCGCGCGTATTCTCGCGCGATCGACCGGGCGCCGGACGCCGGCCTCGAGGTGCGCGCCCGCCTTCTCGCCGAGCTGGAGTTCGCCCGCTGGCTCGTGCACGGCGACGCGATGCATCGGCCCGACATCGTCGACGATGCGGCGTCCCTGCTGGAGGCACTCGCCGAGGGACTGCGCACCGACGACCTCGCCATCATCGACGCCCGAGGTGTCGGCGTCGACTCCGCACTCGATGCTCTCGACCGCGTGCCGAAGGACGCCGTCGCCGAGGTCGACACGTCGATGCACACCGATGCGTACAACCCCGAGGAGCTGTGGGCGGACTCGGCGGACTCGGCGGACGGGGAAGACACGGTGACCGCGTCCTCCGCCGAACCGACCGCGACCGTGCCCGGCGAGCGCATCGACGACGCCGACCGTCGTGCCGGAATGCTGGATATCGAGACCGAAGACCTCTCCGGGGTCGCGAGCCTGTTCGCCGGGACGAGCGGTCCGGCCGGCGCGCGCGAGGACTCCCACCCGCGTCCCCCGCGATCCGACGACGAGTACGGCGATTTCGACGAGAACGACTCGGACGAGGCTCAGCGGGCGGCGCGCGCGGCGCTCCAGCGCTGGAAGAGCTCTTCCTCGGAGTAG